Proteins from a single region of Gasterosteus aculeatus chromosome Y, fGasAcu3.hap1.1, whole genome shotgun sequence:
- the LOC144391290 gene encoding uncharacterized protein LOC144391290, producing the protein MASGAVDLFIADPSLEGLLKLTKVDLLAVAANYGITTTKQSLKPVIVATISQHLLAHGVVASQEEEEDKDEEGLERVEVPPGSSPIRPEGGVGVESRVPLTLPKFQPSPEESGRSVETARLRLRVARLEADLRDKAERRQQEYELELRKLDIKRLEVETSKEIRKMEIQAETEVKIQIRQLELAAGVSSSPPVGREGPFDVGRNIAIVPPFRESEVDSHFSAFERVAGALHWPKEVWPLLLQCKLTGKAQEVVASLSLEESGQYDLVKAAVLRAYELVPEAYRQRFRNHRKSSNKTFVEFARDKESLFDRWCAASKASTYATLRELTLLEDFKSHLPDDIVVHLNEQKVATVAHAAVMADEYALTHKTVFYPSTPTHGPRPSNSQAVRTSRAPAAQPFTRGPSKAERECFYCRLPGHLIADCPTLKAKPKGPLSPSLSKGVGFVGPKKPSVVYSPFLSKGWVSLCDEASQQPITILRDTGAAQSIIVSTSLPWSEKSYFGSHVLLTGIEMGTISVSLHWVYPSSSIVSGRVRVGVVPRLPVDGVSFLLGNDIAGGRVVPVPEVVDNPDPAYTGTETDRSVFPACVVTRAQERKMKNVYDVSSLYQAVCDPDPRPPNEKDKSPPPSVERIPEGSELELVELVDTITKSKVIECQQNDESLQKCFEAVDKPVTKESNVAYGLENGLLVRKWTARPSVGVSECVYQVVLPTLFRQQVLSLAHDYTWAGHLGIRKTYDRVLRHFFWPGLKKDVIRYCNACKICQLAGKPNQGVPRAPLFPIPVVSGGL; encoded by the coding sequence ATGGCGTCAGGGGCAGTTGATTTGTTTATTGCGGACCCTTCTCTTGAGGGGCTGTTGAAACTTACTAAGGTAGACCTGTTGGCTGTCGCGGCAAATTATGGCATCACCACAACCAAACAATCACTCAAACCCGTAATCGTTGCAACCATATCACAGCATTTATTGGCTCACGGTGTTGTTGCctcacaggaggaagaggaggacaaggatGAGGAAGGGTTGGAAAGGGTGGAGGTTCCGCCGGGCTCCTCGCCTATACGGCCGGAGGGTGGTGTGGGGGTTGAGTCCCGGGTGCCTCTAACCCTGCCCAAGTTTCAGCCGTCTCCTGAAGAGTCTGGTAGGTCGGTGGAGACCGCTAGGCTCCGGCTTCGTGTAGCCCGTCTTGAAGCTGACCTTAGGGATAAGGCAGAAAGGAGACAACAGGAGTATGAGCTAGAACTGCGTAAATTGGACATCAAGAGGCTGGAAGTGGAGACCAGCAAAGAGATAAGGAAAATGGAGATACAGGCAGAGACGGAGGTTAAGATACAGATACGGCAGCTGGAGCTAGCTGCTGGTGTATCCTCCTCCCCACCAGTTGGTAGAGAGGGACCTTTTGATGTTGGGAGAAACATAGCTATCGTACCTCCATTCCGTGAGTCAGAGGTGGACTCTCATTTCTCCGCCTTCGAGCGAGTAGCAGGGGCACTTCACTGGCCTAAAGAGGTCTGGCCTTTGCTACTCCAGTGCAAGCTGACAGGGAAGGCGCAGGAGGTTGTGGCGTCTCTGTCCCTGGAAGAAAGTGGACAGTATGACCTGGTGAAAGCTGCTGTTCTCAGAGCTTACGAATTGGTTCCAGAGGCCTACAGGCAGCGCTTCCGGAACCATAGGAAAAGCAGTAATAAAACTTTTGTAGAGTTTGCTAGGGATAAAGAGTCTCTGTTCGATCGCTGGTGTGCTGCTAGCAAAGCCTCTACATACGCTACCCTTAGGGAGTTGACGTTACTGGAGGACTTTAAGAGTCACCTCCCAGACGACATAGTCGTTCACCTGAATGAACAGAAGGTAGCAACAGTGGCACATGCAGCGGTCATGGCAGATGAGTACGCTTTGACCCACAAAACTGTGTTTTACCCTAGCACGCCTACCCATGGACCCAGACCGAGTAACTCCCAGGCGGTGAGAACTTCTCGTGCTCCTGCTGCCCAGCCCTTCACTAGGGGACCTAGCAAAGCAGAGAgggaatgtttttattgtcgGTTGCCAGGCCACCTAATCGCTGACTGTCCTACGCTAAAGGCTAAACCCAAAGGCCCTCTGTCGCCATCACTGAGTAAGGGTGTTGGCTTTGTGGGCCCAAAGAAGCCCTCAGTAGTGTACAGCCCTTTTCTCTCTAAGGGGTGGGTGTCTCTGTGCGATGAAGCGAGCCAGCAACCAATAACAATACTGCGTGACACAGGGGCTGCTCAGTCTATCATTGTATCTACATCGCTACCCTGGTCTGAGAAGTCATATTTTGGATCACATGTTTTATTGACAGGAATTGAGATGGGCACAATATCTGTGTCGTTGCACTGGGTTTACCCGTCGTCGTCTATCGTCTCTGGCCGTGTCCGTGTGGGTGTGGTCCCACGGTTGCCAGTAGATGGGGTGTCGTTTCTACTGGGCAACGACATAGCAGGGGGCAGAGTGGTCCCGGTCCCAGAGGTTGTGGACAACCCAGATCCCGCCTACACTGGAacggagacagacaggtcagtGTTTCCTGCGTGTGTTGTGACACGTGcgcaggaaagaaaaatgaagaacGTATATGATGTTTCATCCTTATATCAAGCTGTGTGTGATCCAGACCCACGGCCTCCCAACGAAAAGGATAagtctcctccaccttcagttGAGCGCATACCTGAGGGGAGTGAGTTGGAGTTAGTAGAGTTGGTAGACACCATTACAAAGAGTAAGGTGATTGAGTGTCAGCAAAATGACGAAAGCctgcaaaaatgttttgaggCGGTAGATAAACCAGTTACTAAGGAATCCAATGTTGCATATGGTTTAGAAAACGGTCTATTAGTAAGGAAATGGACTGCTCGACCTTCAGTGGGTGTCAGCGAGTGTGTTTACCAGGTTGTGTTGCCCACACTGTTTCGTCAGCAGGTGTTGTCGCTGGCTCATGACTACACGTGGGCAGGGCACCTGGGCATCCGGAAGACTTATGACCGTGTCCTTAGACACTTCTTTTGGCCTGGTCTGAAAAAGGATGTGATCAGGTACTGCAATGCTTGTAAGATCTGTCAGCTAGCAGGAAAACCAAATCAGGGGGTTCCTCGTGCTCCATTGTTTCCAATACCAGTGGTGAGTGGTGGGTTATGA